One region of Armigeres subalbatus isolate Guangzhou_Male chromosome 3, GZ_Asu_2, whole genome shotgun sequence genomic DNA includes:
- the LOC134224458 gene encoding uncharacterized protein LOC134224458 has translation MCSSSQIISIFLFVVFLVSTCSASCNETESSLSHCEADSRQKRFLSFPVNGGLLKVIFGMALPVAFNHKTKRSLNAAMNLQGNYRILQNIIWPVPEDIFTNRLNSDFKDSSRLQLYRVLEHILDTQGKNGRNCIMRTICDLADTPLTHNGMVGELIDLIFTPSETDDVEEEYRTARKYGMNGVNCSAVYKECPYGHGLLDAFSTIVSPLSNIVFK, from the exons ATGTGCTCCTCATCGCAAATAATCTCCATATTTTTATTCGTGGTGTTTCTCGTTTCGACATGTAGTGCAAGCTGTAACGAAACGGAGTCATCGCTGTCGCACTGTGAAGCAGATTCTCGGCAAAAACGATTTCTATCGTTTCCCGTCAACGGGGGACTGCTGAAAGTGATTTTCGGTATGGCCCTTCCGGTCGCTTTCAATCACAAAACCAAGAGAAGCTTGAACGCGGCCATGAATTTGCAAGGCAACTATCGAATCCTGCAAAACATTATTTGGCCGGTCCCAGAGGACATTTTCACGAACCGGTTGAACTCCGACTTCAAAGACAGTAGCCGACTGCAGTTGTATCGCGTATTGGAACATATCTTGGACACTCAAGGAAAAAACGGACGAAACTGCATAATGAGGACAATTTGTGATCTGGCTGATACACCGCTGACGCATAATGGAATGGTTGGGGAACTGATTGATTTGATATTTAC ACCAAGTGAAACAGATGATGTTGAAGAAGAGTATCGTACGGCCCGGAAGTATGGAATGAATGGAGTAAATTGCTCAGCAGTGTACAAAGAATGTCCATATGGACATGGTCTGCTTGATGCATTTAGTACTATTGTGTCGCCTCTATCAAATATAGTATTCAAATAG